A DNA window from Rhipicephalus sanguineus isolate Rsan-2018 chromosome 8, BIME_Rsan_1.4, whole genome shotgun sequence contains the following coding sequences:
- the LOC119402358 gene encoding uncharacterized protein LOC119402358 yields MKPTSTAIFCAISLCAIAMTVGQAHPAVIVGGGSYGCNCPTLNVLAARQCCATLRTCCLGAGMGFGSYGGHLGGHLGGVGFGAGLPVVPYGPLGLGMRRPMLAPTPLAHGGLQLNIGAGLG; encoded by the exons ATGAAGCCCACCAGCACCGCCATCTTCTGTGCTATATCACTGTGCGCCATTGCCATGACAGTCGGCCAAGCACATCCTGCAGTCATCGTCGGCGGCGGATCGTACGGATGCAACTGCCCCACATTAAACGTGCTGGCTGCAAG GCAATGCTGTGCCACACTGCGAACTTGCTGTCTCGGGGCAGGAATGGGCTTTGGTTCTTACGGTGGGCATCTTGGAGGGCACCTTGGCGGCGTTGGATTCGGTGCCGGATTACCGGTTGTCCCGTACGGTCCCCTTGGACTGGGCATGCGCAGGCCTATGCTCGCCCCCACTCCATTGGCTCACGGTGGCCTACAGCTCAACATTGGCGCTGGACTGGGATGA